The Citrus sinensis cultivar Valencia sweet orange chromosome 4, DVS_A1.0, whole genome shotgun sequence DNA segment GAATATATCTTGTGTATTACAACCAATTAATGCATGCATGACAgttgtaattgaatttaatataactagtACTTGCATGATgtgttttcaaaataaatgcacacaTGTCATAATATCATTTGTTTGTTGTATGACTGACGTGGTGTCTCCGATGTATTCTATAATTTCTCCCAAAACGGACATTATGAGAAACTATTTGGTATTCCCAATGTATACCCTCTCATTCGTCAGATTATAGCCGTGTGTATATCTTaatcaattatcaaaaaagCATATAAAAACATGCGCGTGGCAAGCAACCAATACCACCGATACTAACTGACGTTTGATTTCAACGGTAAATGGATTACTTTTCAAGAAAGAAATCACAAAATCATAACAAGAAGGAATTATGACGGCAATGGAGTAGATCTTCTCGGTTCAACAGTTTCAATCCAAAGCAATTGACCAAGACTGCCCCTTTCTCCCATGTATATAGGATCTACAGAAATAAAAGATTCCAACTTTCTTTTTCGGTTTCCCCTTCATTTTCCATTAAAGCAAGAAATATCCCTAATCATTCTCTCTGGCAAACTTCCAAAAATAGAGCAAATAGCAAGTTGAATCCaatatttaatcttttttttcccctttcaaATAAGGACACTACCAGCAATGTCACACATGATTCTTATCTGTACTTTGATTCTATGATCACCATATGTACAAATTAGCTAGCCGCATACATACATAGCCGGCCCTTAAGTGTATATAAATATAGAGTCAAAACTGAAGAACTAttggttaattattttatcaatggCATTTTCCTTGAATAATATTCATCATTATCCTCCTCCTtctctccttcttcttcttttagtttttctaGCTTTGAGCGTAGGTGAAGTGAGACCGAGTGTTGCCGGTAGAGCTGCCGGCGGTCACAAGTTGAGTAGGGACGTATCGGCTCAACAAGAAGCCGACCGAGTTATTAAACTTCCCGGCCAGCCTGAGGTTAAGTTCAAGCAATATGCTGGTTATGTAACTGTGAATGAATCTCACGGAAGGGCACTGTTCTATTGGTTCTTCGAGGCGTCGAGCAAGCCTGAAGAGAAACCTCTCCTCTTATGGCTCAATGgaggtaaattaattaatttgttaaatatataatctcaattaatgatattattctcttgataagttaataatttttgaggtaatggttttttttttaaagttcattTTGCCTTGTACCACTCACTTTAGTTTTCTTGGATAAGCCATACACAAACCGTCACATTCCCATTATTCCACATCTTATATATTGTACTTTTTGGCTCTGTGCGTCCATACTCTTTGCTTATGGTCCCAAGTTGGCTGCTAGTATTTTCTCTCATAACCCTTTGTCATACCACTTACGCATGCACAGAAATTTGGAATGTGACATGCAACTTGGAATTGGAGTCCAGTGATGAAAATCGAATTACTtcctactaaaaaaaaataaaattaactggTACTAAATCAGTTGTGGtacttaatattaattaacaaagaGTTAACTGGagctttttgttaaaaaaattttagacaaACATTTGTTCTCTAATTAAAGTCTAAATTTAGGCTCATGATCTCGACTCATCAATCCATTCCTTCCCCATGTGATAGATTGAtggaaaattattgttaattaattaatttaaaattaaaaaacaaaacaaaacaaccaGCTGTATATTGGCACGTAATATCTTAATTGACTTTGTACCTAATGAAGTTGAATCTGTAATCACGGATAACATTAGACTCAATTAGTGTGATTTGAATGTTGAATGACTTTATAATAAAACGAGATTGcttcattatatataattaataattattatttttaagccaATTTTATCTATACAAATGTACATAATCTTTTCGCTGGCTCTTagctaatttatatatattgtataCATACAGTCGAGTCATTCCCTGAAGATCAACCGAACTGACTTTGTTGATTtagcaaattaatttattaggtCGGGTAGTCTttcaagaaaaagaacttataaaattatacacGCATGCatgtaaatttatatatatggagagagagagagagagagagcaaaagTTGCATTAATTGTTGTGTGATGCGAGTGACtcatattgtttaattaataaatcaaactcTATTGGTACGAGATTGCTCTACCTTAATTAAGGTTCTCGGTTTAAGGCTTAGAAATGCAGTTACGTTAAATACTTTTTGAGAAAGCTTTACTGCCCTAATGGTTCTATCCGCCTCGAATCTGGATTAGTCGGGACCCAATATGATCTTCGGATATTAGATggtttaacaccaaaaaaaaaaaaaaaatcaaactctACTATATACAtcctcaattttaatttttataagtatAATTGCAGGCCCTGGATGCTCGTCGGTCGGGTATGGAGAAGCAGAGGAGCTAGGGCCTTTCTTAACTCGGAAAGGCAAACCGGAGCTAAAGCTCAATCCTCACAGATGGAACAAAGGTGACaattaacaacttaattaattattaaattaaagaaacattaacaatattataacTATGGAatctttatatattaaaagactGTTTACGTGTTGATCTTAATTGATTTGTGCTGATCAGCGGCCAATTTACTGTTTGTGGAATCACCTGTTGGAGTTGGATTTTCGTACACCAATACAAGTAGTGACATCGAAAAACTTGGGGACACAATTACTGGTAATTTACCTAAATTCCactaattaaatcaatattaattctcttatttattttttactttattattattattattattatttttcatgattTAGCTAAGGATTCATACGCATTTCTTATCAACTGGCTTAAGAGATTCCCACAGTTCAAGTCACATGAGTTCTACATCACAGGAGAAAGCTATGCAGGTATCCGAAACTCGGATCCTTTTTCTACTTTCATGCTGCTATTTATGAGAAAAGTTTTATATATCTACACtcaattcaacaaaatcacaaagcggatttacatatttttcagGACACTATGTTCCACAACTTGCCGAGGTCATTTTCGATAGTAACAAGATTGCTTCCCAAGAAAACCACATAAATTTGAAAGGTTTTGCGGTAAAGTCTTTTGCTCAAATTTTTggctttgtttttttattgctATGAATCAAAAGTATAGTCGTTtaaaagtgtttgataaacactTTCAACTTAGCTACAAAATTGAGAGCACCCCAATACTAAACCGAGCCTTAGaataatttcttgttttttattaaaaaaaaagggctgATATTATTTCTTCCGGATATAATCAAATGCAGGTGGGGAATGCGTTGTTGGATGATGAAACAGATCAAACGGGCATGATAGACTATGCATGGGATCATGCAGTGATTTCTGATCGTTTGTATCATGATATTAAGAGAGAGTGCAATTTCAGCATTGCACACGTTGATAAAGTTTCCGAGAATTGCAGCCTAGCCCTTGATGGTTACTTTGCCGTTTACAAAATCATTGACATGTACAGCCTGTACACTCCCGACTGTGTCAACAGTAATTTCACCATCAAACGAACCAGAAGCCTTCCAATCATCCGCGGAATCGCCcccaaattattttctaaatttgtacGTTCAGTTCTATTAATTAAGGTTTCATATATACATGCATGAAACTGAGAGTTTCCTATGCATTttcatggatttttttttttttttttttttttgaattaggaTGGATGGCGTAGGAAACCAGCTGGTTATGACCCTTGTGCATCAGATTACACTGAGGTGTACTTGAACAGGCCTGATGTTCAAAAAGCCTTGCATGCAAATGTTACCAACATTCCTTACCCATGGACTCATTGCAGGTACATGCTCTAAAATTTGTGACCTGAAACGTTAAACTCGAAACTTGATATGTAAGAATGATGTTGTagtcttttttatttacagtGATAAGATCTCGTTCTGGAGTGATGCGCCACCATCCATTCtaccaataataaaaaagctGATAAGAGGAGGCCTCCGCGTTTGGGTTTACAGGTAATTAAgacaaacttgaaattttatagaaattattattattattttgtttgaaattttaataaattattttgttcgtTAATACATTGACAGTGGAGATACTGATGGAAGAATCCCAGTGACTGCAACTAGATACACATTGAGGAAGCTTGGATTAAAGACGGTTGAAGAATGGAAACCTTGGTATGCCGAGAAACAggtaatcaatttttatttataattttatatatgcatgttgtttaaatatcatttttttaaataatatttctcatcaatagaaaaaatatttcgATTTGGAAATTTATAGGTCGGAGGGTGGACAATTGAGTATGATGGACTCATGTTTGTGACTGTTAGAGGAGCTGGTCACCAAGTCCCAACTTTTGCACCAAAGCAATCTCTTCAGCTGCTTCGACACTTTTTGGCCAATAAGAAATTGCCATCTAAACCATTTTAGTAcatacaattttcttttttcaattattgatttttagaCAAGTCTAAATTTAATGTCCTTAATAAGTAATTGGGAtagaaaatttcattttaatttaatgaaaatgtgtTTCAGAACAGAGTAGCTGGGCAAAGcacagaaaagaaaatgacatttcGTTACATGAAATTGGTGTACTTTGAGCTTGTGAGCCAAGTAATCCAAGCAATTACACGCAAGCCACACAGAGAAAGTGTGAAATAAAGttcaattttcataatattaatCAAAAGAATAAAGCAATTATCTAAGCCTCTCACATAACCAAGCAGAACATTCTCATCTAGCTTACAATTGcaatcaatcaaaatattgCTCTCAATGTCACAGAAAAATAGCAGCTCAGGAGGAAAATGGGACCTCTTGTAAGCAGCAGCCTCTTTGTTAAACATGAAGGGTTGAGTTTCTCCTTCTAATTAGTGCTGGTGTGAAGCTACTTATTGATCGAAAAATCCAGGGCCGGTCTGCGAAAGTAGTTCCTTGCCGGCGTCTTTTCCCATTTTAATCATGTCCTGAAGAGTATAGGAGCCTTTTCTGGATGTTTCAAGAACTgaagagagagacagagagaaaaCAAAGCTTTGATACAACATTCTTAATACAAGGTATATGATTGagaaaacaatttcttttgagCATAGAAAATCATACCACGAGTTCCATCTGGTGATGCCACCAATCCTCTAAATACACAGTCACCGTTCTCGTCTTTGCAAGCGTATCCTGCAATAGGAGTACGGCAAGATCCATCCAAGGTCTCAAGGAAGGCTCTCTCACATGCAACAGCAAGTCTTGTTTCCTCATGATTCAATGATCCTAAGTAATTAGCCTGTAGTGTgcagtcaaaaagaaaagaaaaaaaaaaggcaaaaattaaaagacagATTTGATTTGCAGAACAACCACAGGTAAATGACATTCTAAAATACTGAAAATctcaataatatatattatttttgctaaagaaaaaagttattttatcaATGAGAAGAAAATTACAAGCAGACCAGTAGTCTACTAACTAAAGTGAATATCATCGGAAAACTTCCCAATTTTGCATCAcaaaaagtaatgaaataTCCTTGAATTTGCATGAACCGAATGCCCAAACTAgggcaagaaagaaaaagctcAATCCTATTAAAGTCAGCATCTTCCAGACCGCTTCCTCAAAAgttctctcttttcctttccAACCAAATAACCAAAGAAAATGTAAGCACGCCACAATCCCACAATGCCAACGGCTCACTACCTACTCTAAATGCATAAATTTTCTCCATAAGCAAAGAATCACAAGTGTTTGGCATCACCCAAAATAAATGAGCAGCCTGGAGCAAATTGTGACACCACTTTAAACCTATAGGACAGGGAAggaaaaacaatcaaatttcTCAATCCCTCTTTAAGATTAATTTGGTCTTTAGGGAAAAAGAATTAGGTTCTTTATTTAAGTTAACTGTAATCTTACATGTATGAAAAGTTTATTATCGATTGAGCATAAttcaaatgaacaaaaatgcATTAGGGATATTAAGATATATTAAGATATAAAAAACCACAAAGGCGAAGGACAAGGAGATCTAACTATTACTGAATACCAATAACCAAGGTGATAAGCATCCAAGCCAAAACCCAGAACTTGATTTTGCTAAGCCATACTCAAATCAAAGATCTACATACTCCCACTCTGTTGTATCTAAACCAAGGCACAAGGTCCAACAAACGCCAAAATACCCAAGACAGGCATTACAAAAGccatattttattcttaaccCGTTCCAAATTCAACTCCAACATCTAGCAACCATCGAAACCAATAATAGAAACCCTAAAACCCTGAACAGAAGTTAAAATGTTACTCACACAAGGGAAATATGATAGCCCaaccattttcctttaaagtCCCAAGGACCTTCTTTCAAACGTGTTCTATCCATCAATCATTTAAACTATCTCAGAATCAAAAGACTTACTATTCCTTAGCATAAATCAatatgaacaattgatgatcAAAGTATCTAGGTCAAATTGAACATCAGTGGCCTGCCATCAAACATGCAGCAATAATGCGTCTTAGCTCCACTAAATTTAAGAATCCAAAATGCAGTTTGTAGCATAACTTCCCACTACAATTGAAAGTATTCAATATGGAAGCTTGGGAATGAGTGGTAAAAGGTACCATTTTTTCGTCATTGCTTCTGCAAGCAATTCCAATAGCCCCTTGAGCAACAGCTGGAAGCATGTCATCAACTGAAAGAATGTTAGTCACATTTTCTGTCATGCTTAAGCGTTTAAGTCCAGCTAGTGCTAACAATGTCGCTTGGACCACCCTCTCATTAAGTTTTCTCAACCTTGTCTGGACGTTACCTCTGAAATTTTCCATCACCTGCAAAATTAACGTAAGTAAAAGCATAAATAAAAGGCAATTGCTACATATTACTGATCCAAATATATGCTGAAAGTGTAGGAAAATACTGAACAGTAATAGCGATAGTGTCAAAAGGGAAGGCGATGTAAGGGGCACCAAATTACTACGAAAGAATAGAGGTGCACTGCAAGAAATCTTGCTACTAGAAAATGTGAAAGAAAAGCTCAAAGCCAGTTGGACATAGGtctataaaaacaaaagggtAAAAACAATTCTAGTGGTAGTGAGTGAAATTGGCATAAAACAATGAATATCATCTAGTATTATCAAACGATATTGATTTTGAACATATTGCAATCTTATTACTAAATATCAgccaagaaaaattaaaaagaagaaaataaaaggattgTCAAAATATGACACTGAATACTAACTTTCAATGATGGATATCTATGGAGTATTTGAGACTTTCTTCTAAGTGAAGCAGTACCAACAATGCTTCCTGCTGGTAGTTCTGCTAAAGAGGCTGCACTCAACGAAATAAATGCATCTCGGACATCCTCCCGCTGAAGGTTGCAAGGTAGAATGGTCTTCTCTGGTAAATATGTTGGAACATCTTTCATCGAGTGCACGGCGATGTCAATTTGACTATTTATCAGCGCCTCGTCTATTTCTTTGGTGAACAAGCCCTTCCCACCAATGTCTGCAAGTGGTTGACTTAGTATCTTATCACCAGTTGTctttattattacaatttgAATCGCCCCCTCTTGAGCTAGCTCTGGATGCAAAGCCATGAGTTTGTTTCGCGTCTCATGAGCCTGAGCAAGTGCCAGAGGGCTGTCCTacatatatgaaaatataaataaccagaaaagagaagaaataatGAAATGGCACAGCAACATGAATTTAAAAGGGAACAAAAAATATGCAACTCACTAGTACTAAAACTTTAAGAAATGCATTTCCTTTTCGACACCCTCTTTATGGGAACAAACTATAGCACCTTTAACCAAAGCCtactaaatttaaagaataacaTCAATCAATGATCCTATCAACAGAAACAGAGGGTATAATTTGTGATAAATTGTACTTAACACATGATATTTGCAGTTAAATCTAGAAGCAGAACTTCCATACACAGAATTACAAGAAACTATTAAACATCAATAGAATCGATGATTCAAATGATTGAGTCAAATCCAAAGATACATTACATAGGAAACCCATAATAGCAAACAAACTAagcgagaaaaaaaaaatgaagagagaaagaaaaggtaCCTTCCTCTGGTGCCAATTCTGATGATTGCAACCTTGGTTTCAACAGCAGCAGAGGCTCTTACAAGCCCAAAACTGCGTTTCTTCAAACTCTTTGGAAAAGACGGAGTCTTGAGGCGTGGCGAAGAGAACCCAACAAGGGAGACCGACCCTGGATAGCAATGGCGCTCCATGGGGCCACCCCGGCTTGTACAAAGAGAAGAAGCTGCTAAACTCAAACTCTCCATTGACACACAACAACAATGATGACTGCCCAGTATCAGAAACAGAGACGGGGACAGACAGTGTGctaattatttatgaaagaagaaaagaagaaagcgAGTTAGAAGTGGAGATTGGTAATGTTTTCGCTTCAAGGGATGGCCTGCGAAACCTCGGCTGGATAGGATAATAGATTACACTTGATACAATAACATCTGGATCCTTCTTTTTTacagaaataacaaaaaggcAAACGGTTAGCTCTTTATCCTATGCAGGTCCTTTAAGAATCTAGAATTCAAGATAAAGGAAATGGTAGTATAATTTTTCCGATGAAAGGAGGGTGTactcttttagttttttttttcaaaattaatttattttttgggttaagctcaaaaaaaaaaataatctcctcattttataaataaagaatgaagattttttttaataaaatatatgtaattaaacaatattaaaatttatcgattatttattcatttgatttattttttaggccgaaataaaaaataacaatcttCATTTAAATAGTATATTTTCATCCTTACATGCTATTgtacatttttaaaaacataatatcGGTTAAAGTTTCGTTTTGCCTCTCCATTCTGAATGGCTTATTCCCATTAACATTGATTAAAGGCACAACGACAATGACCcgcatgaaaataaaataaaaattaagtccTTGACTATGATTATTTCAAAAGTTAGGGACCAAATATTACTACCCCgattgcattattattattataagattttttatcCTGTGCGGTTTGTTGcgaattttatatgtattctTGCATTTACCACAGCCGTCGACATTAGACGAACGGTCCTGATGCTTTTGAGAGGGATCATGTCATTCGGCCATTTTCAACTCTTCCCAGTACGCTGTCGTTAAAGAAAAGTTGTTTGTTCTTCCACCTTTATTTCACTTGGCTTGGCTGCCCATGTTTTGGAAGggattagattaatttttgtcccacatttatttatttatttattcaagaaTTTCTGCACGATCAGgaccttattttatttatcaatacaTTTTATTGTACTACAATTTTGGGATATTAAAAGTGCTGACAGCTTGATTtgctattattataatcatgaACTCATCGTCACCATCATTGCAACTTGTATCGTCTGATTTAAGCAACTGCAcagtcatcatcatcagttcACCACTGTAAAAGTGTTGAAAGCAATAAGGGTAAGAAAAGACCATGAAGGCCTCAGTTCAGAACAGGTCACCATTCTTATTGATCACCAGGCAATTAATTTCCGGTTAATATCATACAAGCAAACCTTTGATTTATCCAAATATAGGAGGTCTTATGGTCGTTAGCGTGACAGCCAAGCCATGTTACAGGTGTCATTTAGATTTGGTATATATGTATGGTGATGTGATTTTGCCTTTCAGGATGTTGTGCAATTCAAGCTCAGATTCAACAAGGAAGTAAGCACAGAATGGGTTCGACTGGGCAGATATCTGCAGGTCAACTTGTGTATAACATTTGGTTATAATACCACCCCAGATTCACTTTGCTCAAATAGCTGTAATTCATATTGGAATGCACATTTGGTGAACATAATTGTATAGATTGCTTCAACAAGGCAATTAAAAACTGATTTTACTCCACTTCTGAAGAATATTGACCATTGATGCAGAACATTGGCTCCCCTCCCTGATGTACTTTTATATCTAGGGGCACAGTTACAAAACTGTTTCTAATTCAGCCACAATTTGTCATTGTCAAGCTAAAACTTTCTGGACACTTGTTCAGATTTATTGATGCTATAACTTGTTGTATTATCATTCTTATTCCTTTGAGTTGACTATATAGAAGCCAATCTGAATCAGCTGCATATTTTGACCCTAATCCAAATCAGGAAGGAAGCACAAAAATCTAGTAAAGATGAATACGGAATTCCATCACTAAAGTTCTTGGTATCATGTATAGTCAATGCCCTCGCCATTAGGAAAGAATATGGATTTATAGTGTTTTGGGGTTTCATCTCTTATCCAAAACCTGacttctttttatattctggGAACATTTTAGCCATTGTTGCCAGACTATTTTCCTCACATATAAATGGCAAATACGAAAATTTGGAAATTAGTTTTCTCTCTCGAGATCCTTTATCATCAACTGTCATCAAATGCCTTTTAGCATATTGTTAGTTTGTGGGAGAAAAGCCATATACATATAAGTTCTAATTCTTAGTGAAGGCAATAAAACCATAGTTGTGAACTACTGCATTGTCATTGTTAGAGCAATATAGGATAAATAGGAACCACCTGGTTATCATGTGTACAaggaaaatattataacaGCAGCAGATGAATTGAATCTTGGATGTATAGCCAACCATAGTACATCCTCAATTTGGAGAAGATAGTGGTTTGGTTATGTGTCATCTAATAGGAAATGTCTGGTGGAAAAGCAAGTTAGCCTGTGCTGAATTGAGGACTTTATGAACTTTCCTTTGTTAAAAATCCTGATACCATTTTTGGATTTGGGTCCCTGAAAGTCTCAATTATGGAGAATATATTCACTTTGGCAAGCTTGGTGATACTGACTGCTGGACAAAAAATACTAGGAAAAAGAGTCATAAATTTGACAATTTGATGGCAACTTATTGATTTTTCCGATCTGCCTCCGATTTGTACAGTTCTATCACCAGCTATATATAGAGGCTTAAAAGCACAGTATTGACATCCAATTATATCAAATCATAGGAAAAGTTCAGAGGAAGAGTAGCCTAACATGAAGATAAAGAGTCTTGGTTGGCAGCCAAGAATGACTTGCCTTGCTTCTACAGAAAGGTCTCCAGTTTAAGTTACATTTAGATAGGAAGAATCCCTTGTGAAGGTTACAAGGCAAGTCATTTTTGGCTACTTGACAGGCTCTTATTATTCATGCTAGGCTTTCTCTTCTTCCACAACCACTTCAGATCATTTCTCCGCTTGTTGCACAATCAACATTTTGTATCATTTGAGCATGCGTGCTAGCTTGCATACACGAATTGTGAAATATATAAGtacaaattttgataatttattaatttcaggCACAGATATTTAATAATAGCTTGGATGagttaatttttcctttttatttatttttctttttttcatttgtggtACTGAGACATCATTGCTtgcttcatttatttattactatgAAGCTTTAcagcaaaaattaaatgactaGAGCACGAAGTGATGAATCGAAGATGAGCCATGAagtttcaatttaattgaatGGAGTCAATTCCCAGTATAGACTGT contains these protein-coding regions:
- the LOC102630967 gene encoding serine carboxypeptidase-like 34, producing the protein MAFSLNNIHHYPPPSLLLLLLVFLALSVGEVRPSVAGRAAGGHKLSRDVSAQQEADRVIKLPGQPEVKFKQYAGYVTVNESHGRALFYWFFEASSKPEEKPLLLWLNGGPGCSSVGYGEAEELGPFLTRKGKPELKLNPHRWNKAANLLFVESPVGVGFSYTNTSSDIEKLGDTITAKDSYAFLINWLKRFPQFKSHEFYITGESYAGHYVPQLAEVIFDSNKIASQENHINLKGFAVGNALLDDETDQTGMIDYAWDHAVISDRLYHDIKRECNFSIAHVDKVSENCSLALDGYFAVYKIIDMYSLYTPDCVNSNFTIKRTRSLPIIRGIAPKLFSKFDGWRRKPAGYDPCASDYTEVYLNRPDVQKALHANVTNIPYPWTHCSDKISFWSDAPPSILPIIKKLIRGGLRVWVYSGDTDGRIPVTATRYTLRKLGLKTVEEWKPWYAEKQVGGWTIEYDGLMFVTVRGAGHQVPTFAPKQSLQLLRHFLANKKLPSKPF
- the LOC102630676 gene encoding porphobilinogen deaminase, chloroplastic — protein: MESLSLAASSLCTSRGGPMERHCYPGSVSLVGFSSPRLKTPSFPKSLKKRSFGLVRASAAVETKVAIIRIGTRGSPLALAQAHETRNKLMALHPELAQEGAIQIVIIKTTGDKILSQPLADIGGKGLFTKEIDEALINSQIDIAVHSMKDVPTYLPEKTILPCNLQREDVRDAFISLSAASLAELPAGSIVGTASLRRKSQILHRYPSLKVMENFRGNVQTRLRKLNERVVQATLLALAGLKRLSMTENVTNILSVDDMLPAVAQGAIGIACRSNDEKMANYLGSLNHEETRLAVACERAFLETLDGSCRTPIAGYACKDENGDCVFRGLVASPDGTRVLETSRKGSYTLQDMIKMGKDAGKELLSQTGPGFFDQ